In Streptomyces sp. NBC_01439, the following are encoded in one genomic region:
- a CDS encoding NAD(P)-dependent oxidoreductase: MNQIRTTRAQGAEVTVVGLGPMGRAMAAAYLDAGYEVTVWNRSAGKDEELVARGARRAAGIAEAVAASPLTVLSLIDVEAMYGTLGDTDLGGRVLVNLSSDVPDKARAAARWAGARGAAYLTGGVNVPPTGIGQEGSSIFISGPQEVYEEHRAALDLLAATDYRGADPGHAQLYYQLNMILFWTAYTGWYQAVAVARANGLTATDILPYAGYTADTMRGFYTAGTPLIDADEHGGEHQRLAMCAASVEHILHTAADSGVDTGILAAHAELYRRGVEAGFGADSSSRLVGLLGGKA; encoded by the coding sequence ATGAACCAGATCCGTACCACCCGGGCCCAGGGCGCCGAGGTCACCGTCGTGGGCCTCGGCCCGATGGGCCGCGCCATGGCCGCCGCCTATCTCGACGCCGGCTACGAGGTCACCGTGTGGAACCGCAGCGCGGGCAAGGACGAGGAGCTCGTCGCCCGCGGGGCCCGCCGCGCCGCCGGCATCGCCGAGGCCGTCGCCGCGAGCCCGCTGACCGTGCTCAGCCTCATCGACGTCGAAGCCATGTACGGCACGCTCGGCGACACCGACCTCGGCGGCCGCGTGCTGGTCAACCTGTCCTCGGACGTCCCGGACAAGGCCCGCGCCGCCGCCCGGTGGGCCGGGGCGCGCGGGGCCGCGTACCTCACCGGCGGGGTCAACGTGCCGCCCACCGGCATCGGGCAGGAGGGGTCGTCGATCTTCATCAGTGGCCCGCAGGAGGTCTACGAGGAGCACCGCGCCGCGCTCGACCTGCTCGCCGCCACCGACTACCGCGGCGCCGACCCCGGCCACGCGCAGCTCTACTACCAGCTCAACATGATCCTCTTCTGGACCGCCTACACCGGCTGGTACCAGGCCGTCGCCGTCGCCCGCGCCAACGGGCTGACGGCGACCGACATCCTTCCGTACGCCGGCTACACGGCCGACACCATGCGCGGCTTCTACACCGCGGGCACCCCGCTGATCGACGCCGACGAGCACGGCGGTGAGCACCAGCGCCTCGCGATGTGCGCCGCGAGCGTCGAGCACATCCTGCACACGGCCGCGGACTCCGGTGTGGACACCGGGATCCTGGCCGCGCACGCCGAGCTCTACCGGCGCGGTGTCGAGGCGGGCTTCGGCGCGGACAGCAGCTCGCGCCTGGTCGGCCTGCTGGGCGGCAAAGCCTAG
- a CDS encoding TetR/AcrR family transcriptional regulator: protein MATAAMTTAPGTRDRLVRTASRLMQHGGYENTPVKQLVREAEATLGSLYHFFPGGKQELAVAAIHFGDEEFAELLRTGLAAHTDPAEAVEGVAALLAQALEDSDWRDGCPVTATALETVGRLPELQAACARAFANWQHLVAAKLLASGYPEAEARDLAITVINTLEGAETTSQVTMSRTPLLVAGRHLARLVASYRD from the coding sequence ATGGCAACAGCAGCGATGACCACAGCGCCCGGGACGCGCGACCGGCTGGTGCGCACCGCATCCCGCCTCATGCAGCACGGCGGATACGAGAACACCCCGGTCAAGCAGCTCGTCCGCGAGGCCGAGGCCACCCTCGGCTCGCTGTACCACTTCTTCCCGGGCGGCAAGCAGGAACTCGCGGTGGCCGCGATCCACTTCGGCGACGAGGAATTCGCGGAACTGCTCCGCACCGGGCTCGCCGCCCACACCGACCCCGCCGAGGCGGTCGAGGGCGTGGCCGCCCTGCTCGCGCAGGCGCTGGAGGACTCCGACTGGCGGGACGGCTGCCCGGTGACCGCCACGGCCCTGGAGACGGTCGGACGCCTCCCCGAGCTCCAGGCGGCCTGCGCCCGGGCCTTCGCCAACTGGCAGCACCTGGTGGCCGCGAAGCTCCTGGCGTCGGGCTACCCCGAGGCGGAAGCCCGCGACCTGGCGATCACCGTGATCAACACCCTGGAGGGCGCCGAGACGACCTCACAGGTCACCATGAGCCGCACCCCGCTCCTGGTGGCGGGCCGGCACCTGGCCCGGCTGGTGGCCTCGTACCGGGACTGA
- a CDS encoding ABC transporter substrate-binding protein: MTKTTRVLGASLGALALTVSLAACGGDSLEKSKDGGSASADSSSAAGGGKGSLVIGAAGFTESNVLAELYAQVLGDAGYSTSVKTVNNRELYEPSLEKGEIDVVPEYAATLAEFLNAKVNGPKAPEEKPVASSDVAATVAGLEKLAAPLSLKALTAGEAVDQNAFAVTKEFAQKNNLKTLSDLGKSGLKVKIAAGDECSVRPFCAPGLTKTYGIQVSGIDPKGVGTPQAKQAVKDGADQLVLTTTTDATLDSYGLVLLDDDKKLQNADNVLPVVNAKDAGAPEVAAALEKLTKALTTADLVDLNRKVDAERAKPADVAKAYLESKGLVKK; this comes from the coding sequence ATGACCAAGACCACGCGCGTCCTCGGCGCGTCCCTGGGCGCCCTGGCCCTGACGGTTTCGCTGGCCGCGTGCGGCGGCGACAGCCTGGAGAAGAGCAAGGACGGCGGCTCGGCCTCCGCCGACTCCTCCTCGGCCGCGGGCGGCGGCAAGGGCAGCCTGGTGATCGGCGCGGCCGGGTTCACCGAGTCGAACGTGCTGGCCGAGCTCTACGCGCAGGTCCTGGGGGACGCGGGCTACAGCACGTCGGTCAAGACGGTCAACAACCGTGAGCTGTACGAGCCGTCGCTGGAGAAGGGCGAGATCGACGTCGTCCCGGAGTACGCGGCCACGCTCGCGGAGTTCCTCAACGCCAAGGTCAACGGTCCGAAGGCGCCCGAGGAGAAGCCGGTCGCCTCCAGCGACGTCGCGGCGACCGTGGCGGGCCTGGAGAAGCTCGCGGCCCCGCTCAGCCTGAAGGCGCTGACCGCCGGTGAAGCGGTCGACCAGAACGCATTCGCCGTGACCAAGGAATTCGCCCAGAAGAACAACCTGAAGACGCTTTCCGACCTCGGCAAGTCCGGACTCAAGGTCAAGATCGCGGCGGGCGACGAATGCAGCGTCCGGCCCTTCTGCGCGCCCGGGTTGACTAAGACGTACGGAATTCAAGTTTCCGGTATCGACCCGAAGGGCGTCGGTACCCCGCAGGCCAAGCAGGCGGTCAAGGACGGCGCCGACCAGCTCGTGCTCACCACGACCACCGACGCCACCCTCGACAGCTACGGCCTGGTCCTGCTGGACGACGACAAGAAGCTCCAGAACGCCGACAACGTCCTGCCGGTGGTCAACGCCAAGGACGCCGGGGCCCCGGAGGTCGCCGCCGCGCTCGAGAAGTTGACCAAGGCGCTCACCACGGCCGATCTGGTCGACCTGAACCGCAAGGTGGACGCCGAGCGCGCCAAGCCGGCCGACGTCGCGAAGGCCTACTTGGAGTCCAAGGGACTGGTGAAGAAGTAG
- a CDS encoding ABC transporter permease, translated as MDVITGAWDWLANGANWSGESGVWHRLGEHIYVSAVALAIACAVALPIGLFLGHLGKGGTLAINISNIGRAVPVFAVLALFMVSPLRNAGYLPTIAALVLFAVPPLLTNAYVGMREVDRSVVEAARGMGMSGTQLFLRVELPLARAMVMTGLRSGAVQVIATATIAAMVGQGGLGRIITAGFNTYNTPQVVAGALLVAALALLVEGALVAADRLLLPRAAASR; from the coding sequence GTGGACGTGATCACAGGGGCCTGGGACTGGCTGGCGAACGGGGCCAACTGGTCGGGGGAGAGCGGTGTCTGGCACCGGCTCGGCGAGCACATCTACGTCAGCGCGGTCGCGCTCGCGATCGCCTGCGCGGTGGCGCTGCCGATCGGCCTGTTCCTCGGCCACCTCGGCAAGGGCGGCACCCTCGCGATCAACATCTCCAACATCGGCCGGGCCGTCCCCGTCTTCGCGGTGCTGGCGCTGTTCATGGTCTCCCCGCTGCGCAACGCCGGCTACCTGCCCACCATCGCCGCACTCGTGCTCTTCGCCGTCCCGCCGCTGCTGACCAACGCGTACGTCGGCATGCGCGAGGTGGACCGCTCGGTCGTGGAGGCCGCCCGCGGCATGGGCATGTCCGGGACCCAGCTCTTCCTGCGCGTCGAACTGCCGCTCGCGCGCGCCATGGTGATGACCGGGCTGCGCTCGGGCGCCGTGCAGGTCATCGCCACGGCCACGATCGCCGCCATGGTCGGCCAGGGCGGCCTCGGCCGGATCATCACCGCCGGCTTCAACACGTACAACACCCCGCAGGTCGTCGCGGGCGCCCTGCTGGTGGCCGCGCTCGCCCTGCTGGTGGAGGGCGCGCTGGTGGCGGCGGACCGGCTGCTGCTGCCGCGGGCGGCGGCGTCCCGCTGA
- a CDS encoding ABC transporter permease, giving the protein MAAQNCLVANDWICWDYVTSRSQELTDATLEHIWITGASVLIGIAVSVPLALLARRGRHWAAPVLGLTTLLYTIPSLAMFSLLLPVFGLSAALVVTGLVLYSLTILVRNVLVGLEAVPEDVREAARGMGYGPGRLLWQVELPLALPALLAGVRIATVSTVALTTVGSIVGKGGLGNLIAPAVNSSFKAQVLTASVLCVLLALVADLLLLGVQRLLTPWTRAGARPAAAGASAGAGADSAAGPAPDSAPTAAPAKGA; this is encoded by the coding sequence ATGGCGGCGCAGAACTGCCTGGTGGCGAACGACTGGATCTGCTGGGACTACGTCACCTCCCGCTCCCAGGAACTCACCGACGCGACCCTCGAACACATCTGGATCACGGGCGCGTCGGTCCTGATCGGCATCGCCGTGTCCGTGCCGCTCGCCCTGCTGGCCCGCCGCGGCCGCCACTGGGCGGCGCCCGTCCTGGGTCTGACCACCCTGCTCTACACGATCCCCTCGCTGGCCATGTTCTCCCTGCTGCTGCCGGTCTTCGGACTCTCGGCGGCGCTGGTGGTGACCGGGCTGGTGCTGTACTCGCTGACGATCCTGGTCCGCAACGTCCTGGTCGGCCTGGAGGCCGTCCCCGAGGACGTGCGGGAGGCCGCCCGGGGCATGGGGTACGGCCCGGGCCGCCTGCTGTGGCAGGTCGAACTGCCGCTCGCGCTGCCGGCGCTGCTCGCCGGGGTGCGGATCGCCACCGTCTCGACGGTCGCGCTGACCACGGTCGGCTCCATCGTCGGCAAGGGCGGCCTAGGCAATCTCATCGCTCCGGCCGTGAACAGCTCCTTCAAGGCGCAGGTGCTCACTGCCTCGGTGCTGTGCGTGCTGCTCGCGCTCGTGGCCGACCTGCTGCTGCTCGGCGTACAGCGGCTGCTCACCCCGTGGACCCGGGCCGGCGCCCGGCCCGCGGCTGCAGGTGCGAGTGCGGGTGCGGGTGCGGATTCGGCTGCGGGTCCGGCTCCGGATTCGGCTCCGACTGCTGCTCCGGCGAAGGGGGCCTGA
- a CDS encoding ABC transporter ATP-binding protein, whose protein sequence is MIRFEHVTKRYPDGTTAVEDLSFEVAEGELVTLVGPSGCGKTTTMKMVNRLIDPTSGRILLNGEDIAAADPVELRRRIGYVIQQVGLFPHKTVLENTATVPQLIGTPKARARARAAELLELVGLDPAVYGGRYPQQLSGGQRQRVGVARALAADPPVLLMDEPFGAVDPVVRERLQNEFLTLQKTVRKTILLVTHDLEEAIRLGDRIAVYGSGTIEQFARPAAVLGAPATAYVASFVGADRGLKRLAVTPVEAADLAPAQGTAPATSVELGSTLRGALAALLQEDSGRIGVTDPESGALVGVLTPEGVHRALRRAQLQEA, encoded by the coding sequence GTGATCCGATTCGAGCACGTGACCAAGCGCTACCCCGACGGGACGACGGCCGTCGAGGACCTGTCCTTCGAGGTGGCGGAGGGTGAGCTGGTCACGCTCGTGGGACCGTCCGGCTGCGGCAAGACGACCACGATGAAGATGGTCAACCGGCTGATCGACCCGACCTCCGGCCGGATCCTGCTGAACGGCGAGGACATCGCGGCCGCCGATCCGGTCGAGCTGCGCCGCCGGATCGGGTACGTCATCCAGCAGGTCGGCCTCTTCCCGCACAAGACGGTGTTGGAGAACACGGCGACCGTGCCGCAGCTGATCGGCACCCCGAAGGCGCGGGCCCGCGCCCGGGCCGCCGAACTGCTGGAACTGGTGGGCCTGGACCCGGCCGTGTACGGGGGCCGGTACCCGCAGCAGCTGTCCGGCGGGCAGCGCCAGCGCGTCGGCGTGGCCCGCGCACTCGCCGCCGATCCACCGGTGCTGCTGATGGACGAGCCGTTCGGCGCGGTGGACCCGGTGGTGCGCGAGCGCCTGCAGAACGAGTTCCTGACCCTGCAGAAGACGGTGCGCAAGACCATCCTGCTGGTCACCCACGACCTGGAGGAGGCGATCCGGCTCGGCGACCGCATCGCGGTCTACGGCTCCGGCACCATCGAGCAGTTCGCCCGCCCGGCGGCGGTGCTCGGGGCGCCCGCCACCGCCTACGTGGCCTCCTTCGTCGGCGCCGACCGGGGGCTCAAGCGGCTCGCCGTCACCCCGGTCGAGGCGGCCGACCTGGCACCGGCCCAGGGGACGGCCCCGGCGACCTCGGTGGAGTTGGGGTCGACGCTGCGCGGGGCGCTCGCCGCCCTGCTCCAGGAGGACTCGGGGCGCATCGGGGTCACGGACCCCGAATCCGGCGCGCTGGTCGGCGTACTGACGCCGGAGGGCGTCCACCGGGCGCTGCGCCGGGCCCAGCTGCAGGAGGCGTAA
- a CDS encoding alpha/beta hydrolase → MGLTSNTVLALAIFAGVLLFAATVWFWPKLSGRTWRAFAGRIGLLLATQLALFSAVGLAANKSFLFYGSWADLFGQETSMGKVVDHSMSSKDIKVVDKQKLDVPGGAKPQVGGQILKVAISGQKSKITSPGYVWLPPEYFQPQHKDENFPASVVLTGYPGTAENLIKGLDYPMKAFSLSKSGKMKPMILVMLRPTVAPPRDTECVDIPGGPQTETFFGVDLPQAIQDTFRVGKKPQNMGFIGNSTGGYCALKIAAHYPQTFGAAAALSAYYDAPDDPTTGDLFHGDAKLKKRADVLHVMENKKPTGTSFLVTSSEKGEPNLADTKKFIKKVQGPDRVSSIILDSGGHNFNTWRREIPPMLTWMSGRIQA, encoded by the coding sequence ATGGGTCTCACCAGTAATACGGTTCTGGCGTTGGCCATCTTCGCCGGTGTGCTGCTCTTCGCGGCCACGGTGTGGTTCTGGCCGAAGCTCTCGGGCCGCACCTGGCGCGCGTTCGCCGGCCGCATCGGACTGCTGCTCGCGACCCAGCTGGCGCTGTTCTCGGCTGTGGGGCTGGCGGCCAACAAGTCGTTCCTCTTCTACGGTTCCTGGGCAGACCTGTTCGGCCAGGAGACGTCCATGGGCAAGGTCGTCGACCACTCGATGAGCAGCAAGGACATCAAGGTCGTCGACAAGCAGAAGCTGGACGTACCCGGTGGTGCCAAGCCCCAGGTCGGCGGTCAGATCCTGAAGGTTGCCATATCCGGGCAGAAGTCGAAGATAACGAGCCCCGGCTACGTGTGGCTGCCGCCGGAGTACTTCCAGCCCCAGCACAAGGACGAGAACTTCCCGGCGTCCGTCGTCCTGACGGGCTACCCGGGCACCGCCGAGAACCTGATCAAGGGGCTCGACTACCCGATGAAGGCCTTCAGCCTCTCCAAGTCGGGCAAGATGAAGCCGATGATCCTGGTCATGCTGCGCCCGACGGTGGCGCCGCCGCGGGACACCGAGTGCGTCGACATCCCCGGTGGCCCGCAGACCGAGACCTTCTTCGGGGTGGACCTCCCGCAGGCCATCCAGGACACCTTCCGGGTCGGCAAGAAGCCCCAGAACATGGGCTTCATCGGCAATTCCACGGGCGGTTACTGCGCCCTGAAGATCGCCGCGCACTACCCGCAGACCTTCGGTGCCGCCGCGGCCCTGTCCGCGTACTACGACGCTCCGGACGACCCGACGACCGGTGACCTGTTCCACGGCGACGCGAAGCTGAAGAAGCGCGCGGACGTCCTGCACGTCATGGAGAACAAGAAGCCGACCGGTACGTCCTTCCTCGTCACCAGCAGCGAGAAGGGCGAGCCGAACCTCGCCGACACCAAGAAGTTCATCAAGAAGGTGCAGGGCCCGGACCGGGTCTCCTCCATCATCCTCGACAGCGGTGGCCACAACTTCAACACGTGGCGACGTGAGATCCCGCCGATGCTGACGTGGATGAGCGGCCGCATCCAGGCCTGA
- a CDS encoding phosphatidylglycerol lysyltransferase domain-containing protein: MSSRIDGDKSGQVPSRVRRILRGPQPESVPGLVGTAVMIVGLLDIAAGVFPRFRHSRIHALAEVLPVFGPFAAALAISAGVLLLLLAHGLKRRKRRAWRAAVVLLPAGAAAQFLYRHSIPGVVIAAVLFALLLRHQSEFKALPDPRSRWKALANFVLMSAGSIGLGLLIVNVHPNRVVGNPSLYEQITHVVYGLFGFEGPVDYAGQVSWTVGYSLGALGMLTALTTIYLAFRPEHPAARLTADDEGKLRELLAKHGGRDSLGHFALRRDKAVVFSPSGKAAVTYRVVSGVMLASGDPIGDVEAWPGAIERFMEEAKAHSWTPAVVGCSETGGEVWTRETGLDALELGDEAIVDVKDFSLAGRPMRNVRQMVKRIERNGYTTQVRRVSELTDEELERVRGAAEAWRGTDTERGFSMALGRVGEEGDGDCFIATAHRIEEGDTSPYGDLKAVLHFVPWGKDGMSLELMRRDRAADPGMNELLIVASLQAAPDLKIEKVSLNFAMFRAALARGEKIGAGPVLRMWRGLLVFLSRWFQIESLYKFNEKFRPRWEPRFMVYRNSRDLPRIGFAVMQAEGFVTVALPRLFASRRRPKPVRTCTHNHMTTVPKQQEREVQAA, encoded by the coding sequence ATGTCTAGCAGGATAGATGGCGATAAGTCGGGACAGGTTCCGAGCAGGGTCCGCCGAATCCTCCGAGGCCCACAGCCGGAGTCGGTGCCCGGCCTGGTAGGTACGGCCGTCATGATCGTCGGCCTTCTGGACATCGCAGCAGGGGTGTTCCCGCGGTTCCGGCACAGCCGGATCCACGCGCTCGCCGAGGTGCTGCCGGTGTTCGGCCCCTTCGCAGCGGCCCTCGCCATCAGCGCGGGCGTACTGCTCCTGCTGCTCGCGCACGGCCTCAAGCGCCGCAAGCGCCGGGCCTGGCGGGCGGCGGTCGTACTGCTGCCGGCCGGTGCCGCGGCGCAGTTCCTCTACCGGCACTCGATCCCCGGCGTGGTCATCGCAGCGGTGCTCTTCGCGCTGCTGCTGCGCCACCAGAGCGAGTTCAAGGCGCTGCCCGACCCGCGCAGCCGCTGGAAGGCCCTCGCCAACTTCGTACTGATGAGCGCCGGATCCATCGGCCTCGGCCTGCTCATCGTGAACGTCCACCCGAACCGGGTCGTCGGCAACCCGAGCCTGTACGAGCAGATCACGCACGTCGTCTACGGCCTCTTCGGCTTCGAGGGCCCCGTCGACTACGCGGGCCAGGTGTCCTGGACCGTCGGATACTCCCTCGGGGCCCTCGGCATGCTGACCGCCCTCACCACCATCTACCTGGCCTTCCGCCCCGAGCACCCGGCCGCCCGACTCACCGCCGACGACGAGGGCAAGCTGCGCGAACTGCTCGCCAAGCACGGCGGCCGCGACTCGCTCGGCCACTTCGCGCTCCGCCGCGACAAGGCCGTCGTCTTCTCCCCCAGCGGCAAGGCCGCCGTCACCTACCGCGTCGTCTCCGGCGTGATGCTGGCCTCCGGCGACCCCATCGGCGACGTCGAGGCCTGGCCCGGCGCGATCGAGCGGTTCATGGAGGAGGCCAAGGCCCACTCCTGGACCCCGGCCGTCGTGGGCTGCAGCGAGACCGGCGGCGAGGTCTGGACCCGCGAGACCGGTCTGGACGCCCTGGAGCTGGGTGACGAGGCGATTGTCGATGTCAAAGACTTCTCCCTCGCGGGCCGTCCCATGCGCAATGTCCGCCAGATGGTGAAGCGCATCGAGCGCAACGGCTACACCACCCAGGTCCGCCGGGTCAGCGAGCTGACCGACGAGGAGCTGGAGCGGGTCCGCGGCGCGGCCGAGGCCTGGCGCGGCACCGACACCGAGCGCGGCTTCTCGATGGCCCTGGGCCGGGTCGGCGAGGAGGGCGACGGCGACTGCTTCATCGCCACCGCGCACCGCATCGAGGAGGGCGACACCAGCCCGTACGGCGACCTGAAGGCCGTCCTGCACTTCGTCCCGTGGGGCAAGGACGGCATGTCGCTGGAGCTGATGCGCCGCGACCGCGCCGCCGACCCCGGCATGAACGAGCTGCTGATCGTCGCCTCCCTCCAGGCCGCCCCCGACCTGAAGATCGAGAAGGTCTCGCTGAACTTCGCGATGTTCCGCGCTGCCCTCGCCCGCGGCGAGAAGATCGGCGCCGGCCCGGTCCTGCGGATGTGGCGCGGCCTGCTGGTCTTCCTCTCCCGCTGGTTCCAGATCGAGTCGCTCTACAAGTTCAACGAGAAGTTCCGCCCCCGCTGGGAGCCGCGCTTCATGGTCTACCGCAACAGCCGCGACCTGCCCCGCATCGGCTTCGCCGTGATGCAGGCCGAGGGCTTCGTCACGGTGGCCCTGCCCCGGCTGTTCGCCAGCCGCCGCCGCCCCAAGCCGGTGCGCACCTGCACGCACAACCACATGACGACCGTGCCCAAGCAGCAGGAGCGCGAGGTCCAGGCCGCGTAG
- the folP gene encoding dihydropteroate synthase, whose protein sequence is MNTKRGATGRGRVAGLPDWDRCAVMGVVNVTPDSFSDGGRWFDTTAAVKRGLDLVEHGADLVDVGGESTRPGASRVDEEEELRRVVPVVRGLASEGVTVSVDTMRAAVAARAVEAGATLVNDVSGGLADPGMIPAVAAAEVPFVVMHWRGFSADMNSLAVYDDVVAEVTAELRTRIDAVVAGGIAPERLLVDPGLGFAKNAEHDLALVAHLPELRALGFPLLVAASRKRFLGRVLAGGADITPPPARERDAATAAVSAIAAHQGAWAVRVHEVRATADAVRVARAVEGAL, encoded by the coding sequence ATGAACACGAAGCGCGGAGCCACCGGCAGGGGCCGGGTCGCAGGTCTGCCGGACTGGGACCGTTGCGCGGTCATGGGCGTCGTCAACGTCACCCCCGACTCCTTCTCCGACGGCGGCCGGTGGTTCGACACCACCGCCGCGGTCAAGCGCGGCCTCGACCTCGTCGAGCACGGCGCCGACCTCGTCGACGTCGGCGGCGAGTCCACCCGGCCCGGCGCCTCCCGCGTCGACGAGGAAGAGGAGCTGCGCCGGGTCGTCCCCGTGGTCCGGGGCCTCGCCTCCGAGGGCGTCACCGTCTCCGTGGACACCATGCGCGCGGCCGTCGCCGCCCGGGCCGTCGAGGCCGGCGCGACCCTGGTCAACGACGTCAGCGGCGGCCTGGCCGACCCCGGGATGATCCCGGCCGTCGCCGCCGCCGAGGTGCCCTTCGTCGTGATGCACTGGCGCGGCTTCAGCGCCGACATGAACAGCCTCGCCGTCTACGACGACGTGGTCGCCGAGGTCACCGCCGAGCTGCGGACCCGGATCGACGCGGTCGTGGCCGGCGGGATAGCCCCCGAGCGGCTCCTCGTCGACCCCGGCCTCGGCTTCGCCAAGAACGCCGAGCACGACCTGGCCCTCGTCGCCCACCTGCCCGAGCTGCGCGCGCTGGGCTTCCCGCTGCTGGTCGCCGCGTCGAGGAAGCGTTTCCTCGGCCGGGTCCTGGCCGGCGGGGCCGACATCACCCCGCCGCCCGCCCGCGAGCGCGACGCCGCCACGGCCGCCGTCTCCGCGATCGCCGCCCACCAGGGCGCCTGGGCCGTACGGGTGCACGAGGTACGGGCGACCGCGGACGCGGTTCGAGTGGCCCGTGCCGTGGAAGGCGCACTCTGA
- a CDS encoding nuclear transport factor 2 family protein, with amino-acid sequence MSRTDIEAVEEVNTAFYEAMERGDFDSLSALWLEDEISCVHPGWPVLSGRGEVLRSYALIMSHTDYIQFFLTDTKVAVIGDTALVTCTENILSGGPAEDGGELGPLVGQLVVATNVFRRTSEGWRLWSHHGSPVLTESDEDEEEDAS; translated from the coding sequence GTGAGCAGAACCGACATCGAGGCGGTCGAAGAGGTCAACACGGCCTTCTACGAGGCAATGGAGCGGGGGGACTTCGACTCACTGTCGGCGCTCTGGCTGGAGGACGAGATCTCCTGCGTCCATCCCGGCTGGCCGGTGCTCTCGGGCCGCGGCGAGGTCCTGCGCTCGTACGCGCTCATCATGTCGCACACCGACTACATCCAGTTCTTCCTCACCGACACCAAAGTGGCCGTAATAGGTGATACCGCCCTGGTGACGTGTACGGAGAACATCCTCAGCGGCGGCCCCGCCGAGGACGGCGGAGAACTCGGCCCGCTCGTCGGTCAGCTGGTCGTCGCGACGAATGTGTTCCGACGCACATCCGAGGGCTGGCGGCTCTGGTCCCACCACGGTTCTCCCGTCCTCACCGAGTCCGACGAGGACGAGGAGGAGGACGCCTCCTGA
- the folB gene encoding dihydroneopterin aldolase, whose product MDRVALRGLKARGHHGVFPREREEGQTFIVDLVLHLDTRPAAAGDDLAKTVHYGVVAEEVVDVVQGEPVDLIETLAERIAQQCLKHEAVAQVEVVVHKPDAPITVPFDDVTITITRSRA is encoded by the coding sequence GTGGATCGTGTCGCGCTGCGCGGCCTCAAGGCTCGCGGGCACCACGGCGTCTTCCCCCGGGAACGCGAGGAAGGCCAGACCTTCATCGTCGACCTGGTGCTGCACCTCGACACCCGTCCCGCCGCGGCCGGGGACGACCTGGCAAAGACCGTGCATTACGGGGTAGTAGCCGAAGAGGTCGTCGACGTCGTCCAGGGCGAACCCGTCGACCTGATCGAAACCCTGGCCGAGCGAATCGCCCAGCAGTGCCTCAAGCACGAAGCGGTGGCGCAGGTGGAGGTCGTCGTCCACAAGCCGGACGCGCCCATCACCGTCCCCTTCGACGACGTGACCATCACGATCACCCGGAGCCGCGCATGA
- the folK gene encoding 2-amino-4-hydroxy-6-hydroxymethyldihydropteridine diphosphokinase, translating to MNNGLNAPSDPTVQPVPASVVEAVDAADVTLSNPKWAVIALGANLGNRLETLQGAIDALGDTPGMRVKAVSPVYETEPWGVEPGSQPSYLNAVVAVKTTLPPSSLLERAHAVEEAFDRVREERWGPRTIDVDIVAYADRVSDDPVLTLPHPRAHQRAFVLAPWHDIDPEAQIPGRGPVTALLAEIGLVGVEPRPDLELHLPE from the coding sequence ATGAACAACGGACTGAACGCCCCGAGCGACCCCACCGTCCAGCCGGTCCCCGCCTCCGTCGTGGAGGCGGTCGACGCGGCGGACGTGACCCTGTCGAACCCCAAATGGGCCGTGATCGCGCTCGGCGCGAACCTCGGCAACCGGCTGGAGACCCTGCAGGGTGCCATCGACGCCCTCGGTGACACTCCCGGCATGCGGGTCAAGGCCGTCTCCCCCGTCTACGAGACCGAGCCGTGGGGCGTCGAACCCGGCTCGCAGCCCTCGTACCTCAACGCGGTCGTCGCCGTGAAGACCACCCTGCCGCCGTCCTCGCTCCTGGAGCGCGCGCACGCCGTCGAGGAGGCCTTCGACCGCGTCCGCGAGGAGCGCTGGGGGCCGCGCACGATCGACGTGGACATCGTCGCGTACGCCGACCGGGTCTCCGACGACCCGGTCCTCACCCTCCCGCACCCGCGCGCCCACCAGCGCGCCTTCGTACTGGCCCCTTGGCACGACATCGACCCGGAGGCCCAGATCCCGGGCCGCGGCCCGGTCACGGCGCTGCTGGCCGAAATCGGCCTGGTCGGCGTGGAGCCGCGCCCCGACCTGGAACTCCACCTCCCCGAGTAG